Within Deltaproteobacteria bacterium, the genomic segment CATTGCAGGTCTCGGCGGCTTTGCTGCCTGCGACATCAAAAGGGCACTCGCATTATCGAATACACCGGCGAACGCATCTCTGCTCACGAGGCTGAAGCACGGTGGACACGCAGCCGCCGCACGATGGTTCTTTTGTTCGGTGTCAGTAGTCGAACGTATATCGATGCAGCGGTAAATGGAGGACCGGCAAAGAGAATTAATCATAGCTGTCAGGGAAACTGTGAAACACATCTCACAGCCCGTGGCCACATATTTATCGTCGCTCGCAGGAACATCAAGGCTGGCGAGGAACTCACCTATGACTATCAATTGGAACTCGCGGACGAGGACCAGCCACAGGCAATGGTGCTCTACCCGTGTCATTGCCGATCTTTACGCTGTCGAGGCACGATGGCGGCTCTGCCAAAGCCGAGTCGCACGTCTCTTACGAAAGCCTCCGCAAAAAAGTCCCAGGAAAAGAGCACCGAGCGTTACGATGCACGGATAGGGCAGTAGTTCCAGGCAACTTTGCCAAGTACTCAATATTTCGTGCACCTAAGCATAAGTTTTTCGGTGTTATGGATCCCCTTTTTGTTGCCGCGGAACGGCGCGTGCAGGTAGCCGGGCCTTTCAAGGCCCGGAAAACGACGCCGCGTGTGTCTCCGCGTCGCTACGCAACGCGCGGATTCATTCGTGTTGTTCCCCAGGCCATTCATGGCCTGGCTACCGTCAGGCGTCCCTACGGGGCGCAAGAGAGCATGTTCGGACCGCAGAACTTATTCCTGCGTGCTTATGTGAGTCAGTGGAAAGGGCTACACGAAACCGGTAGTGACGACGGTCCTGCTATTGTTGCTTTTGCATCGTCAAAAAACTGGGAAATCCAGTGTGAGCAGAAACACCACCATCAACGACGATCGCTTCTCCAGTGATAAACGAAGATTCGTCAGAAGCCAGAAAGAACACCGTATTAGCAATTTCTTCTGGTTCACCCATACGACCAAGCGGGTGAACTGCAGCTTGCAGTCGACGGAATTCGTCTTCTCGTCCGGGGCCGAGAATCTGCGCAACGCGGGTATTGATTGCCCCCGGACATACGCAGTTAACGCGGATGCCATACTGAGCATTTTCGATTGCTGCAGAACGAGTCAGATTGATTACGCCAGCCTTGGCTGCATTGTACGACGACAGGCCATAATCACCAGCAGTGCCAGAAACAGAAGCAGTATTAATAATAACGCCTTTGCCCTGTTTGCGCATGATCGGAAGACAATACTTCATACCAAGAAACGTACTGGTGAGCGTCACGGCAATTATTCGGTTCCAACTCTCTACCGTAGTGTCCTCCAGCGACGCGACATCAGCCGCTCCGGCATTGTTAAACATGATGTCGAGTCGGCCGTAGGTATCGAGTGCTAACTTGATCGTTGCCTGCACAGCTTCGGGGTCCGCAGCGTCCATTTTGAGGCAGGCCGCTTTTCCACCATTCTTCTTAATGCCGGCAGTCACTTCTTCTGCACGTTTACCACTGAGATCAGCGATCACGACAGCGGCGCCTTCTTGGGTAAATCGCCGTGCAGTCGCTGCTCCAATCCCAGAACCACCTGCCGTGACAATTGCTACTTTTCCATCGAATTTTCCTGCCATGTATCACTCCGTGACAGGGGTCGGGAGCTAGAGAGCAGGAATCGGCAAAAAAAGAGAAGGCAGCACTGCACATCTATTTTCCCCCTTTACCAACTCTCGGCCCCTGACCCCAGCCCCCCGTTAGTCTTGTCCCGTCGGCCAATAATCCAATGCCCCGAGTCCTTCCAGCGCAAGTCCATATCCCAGATTATCAAGCATGAGCCGCTTGATTTGCTGCACCATCGCGACCCGAGCATAACGAACAGTGAGAGGAGGTTTTTTTACAATAGCCTCGGCAAGCTCCCAAGCGCGAGATACCAGTTTGTCTTTGGGGAGGACTTCGCTGACCACGCCAAGATTGAGCGCTTCTTGCGCGGAAAGTTTTTGGCCAGTGAGCAAGAAATAACGGCCACGATTCGCACCTAATACCAAAGGCCACACGACGTGGACGCCGTCACCAGGCACTAATCCTCCGGGAAAGTGTGGGGCATCTTGAAATATGGCATTGTCCGACGCGAGTACGATATCGCAGAGAACCGCTAACTCAGCGTGAATAGTTGCTGGGCCGTTCACAGCAGCAATCATTGGCACTTCGATGTCGAGGTGATTCATCAGCAACCGCTTTGCGTCGTAGTAGATATGGTCCCACGACCGGGGAGTAATCTTGCCTAAACTCCCCATCTCGAATTCAGCGATAAACTTGTCTTCGGTACCAGTCATGATAATGGCCCGGTTTTCCGGGTCGGCCCCGATATCCTGAAAACAATAGCCGAGTTCTTCGTGTGGAGTCGCTCCCCATTGCAAGGTTTTACCGTTGGTATGGAGCTGCATCTGGAGAATGCCGTTGCGGCGTTCCATGCGAATGGTTTTGTATTTATTTGCGTAGTCTTCGAACTTCACCATCATGCGTCCTCCTTTTGCCAGACGGTTAAAGCACCCTCGGTGCGACAAGGCAAGAGTTGCCACTCAGGGGCTAGAGCCTGGTTACGGAAAAACGACAAAGGGAGTTACGGACGCACCTGGTTAATCACCACTGGTGAGAACGGCAGGACTTTATGAATCTGCGCACCAACGGTTTGGGCCGCGTGAATAGTAGGGAATGGACCGAGGACCACACGGTGCCAGATGGGCTTCGTGTCGACAGACTGGGCCACGATCGGCTGATACCCTTTCGTGCGGAGGAGCTGCACGACTTTCTGAGCCTCGGTGGCGGTGCGCAAGGCGGCAACTTGTAGTCGATAGCCTTCAGCTTGTACCGGAGGAGGTGCGGTTGTTCCTGAGTGCGCAGCGGCAACCTGCGCACTCTTTGTGTTGACCGCAGCATTTGTCGGAGGAACGTCAAAAGTAGAGGTTTCTAGCTGGGCAACTGTCCTTGTAGGAGGCAGTAGCTTTTTTTCAGCAGTGAACGCCGACACAGGAACCCGAGGTGGAGTCAACAGTTCTGCATTTGGCGGAGCGGATGGAGCCGCCGCTGACCTATACGTTGGCAATGCAGGGAGGTCTGGAACCTTCCCAGCTAAGTTACGCCCGAGGTCATCAACAGCACGAACCATCTGGGTGTCCGACAGATTACTGAGCGTGCGCACAGTATCTGGAACGAAAGACAATGGCGAGAGCGGGAGGCCTGCCGAACGGAACTTGGTGGCATACCCGTCTTTCACCAGTGTTTGACCCGTACTGGCGTCAACCAAAAGAATGTTGCTTTCAAGTGTGAGCTGAGAATACAACGCCAGATACAGGCGACTGACTTTGGTTACTTCTCCATAGATGAGGGCGTTACAACCTAAGGCTTTTCCCAAATCTTGCGCAGAAAGGGTCTGCCACCCTGGCCCTAGAGTCTCAAGGCGTGAATCAATCTCATGTAATTCAGTATCAACGAAATGCTTGATGCTCAGATGACCGGCAAAACTCTGACGGATTCGATTCGCAAGTCCAGGAACTTTAGCTTCGTCAGCAAAAGGGAGCACACAGACTCGTTTGCCGTTCAAGCTATCGGTTTGACTCCAGGCAAGGAAATGAGAGGTAGGAACCGTCGGTGGCGTTTGTGAACACGCAGAAAGAAAGAAGGAGAAACTCAGGACACCTGCGCACCATGCAACTCCCTTACCCATCAATCCCCCCCACGCCCCAAGCTGCGCTTGCTGCGTTTCAGCCTACTTTTTCCTTGTACACGAAAATTCGTACAGAAGAAACCTGGAGACAAGATTTTTATCGTCCTGTCTATCGACAAGAAAGGCATACGCTCCAAGAATGAATCCTTGGCACGACAACGAAATTTACGCTACAGTGCACGCTACGTGCACCATAGTAAGGAGGGCACCCCGATGCAATATGATGTGTTGATTAAAAATGGCTTTCTTATTGATGGCGCTGGGCTGCCCGGCTATTACGGCGATCTTGCAGTGGCAAGCGGCAAGATTGTGGCAATGGGCAAGATTGACGGGTCGGCGCAAGAGGTGATCGATGCCCGCGGGCTTGTTGTTGCCCCTGGCTTTATCGATGTCCATACTCACTATGACGCGCAACTGTTTTGGGATCCTTGGGCGAGCCCTAGCTGCTGGCACGGGTTTACCAGTGTATTTATGACTAACTGTGGGTTTGGTCTTGCTCCATGTAAACCGCAGGATCGCGACTATATCACGCGCATGCTTGTGAAAGTCGAAGCCATGCCGCTCGAAAGCTTGAAGGCCGGGGTGCCATGGAATTGGGAAAGCTATGGTGAGTATCTCAACGCGCTTGATCGGCGGCTGGGTGTCAATGTCATGGCTTTAGCACCACACTCGACAATTCGTTATCACGTCATGGGCGACGAAGCGCGCAAACGTGAAGCAACCGCCGAGGAAATACAGCAGATGCAAACGGTGGTACGCGATTGTGTGAAAGCCGGAGCATTCGGCTTTTCATCCTCTTATGGGCCGGTGCATTTTGATGGCGAAGGAACCCCTGTGCCCAGTCGTTTTGCCGCACAAAACGAAACGGTCGCGCTCGCGCGAACACTAAAGGATTTTCATCGTGGAACTGTTTGTGTGATTCCGCCTGGTATTCCGCAAGTTGGGCCGCGCGATATGGACTATATGACACGCTTGTCGCGGGAGAGTGGCCGTCCCGTGTTGTGGAATTTACTAGCGCAAACCTGGGCTGCACCAGAGCATTGGAGTCAGGTCCTCGATTGGACGGCTGAGGCCTTCCGCGAAGGGACACGGGTGCATCCGCTGGCGTTATGCGAGCGGTTCGACCTCACGTTCACGATGCGAGGAGCCGTATTTGAGGACCTGCCGGCGTGGAAAGCCGCGAGTACGGGTCCCCGCAGCCAGAAAATAGCGAACTATTCTAACCCAGAGGTTCGCGTAGCAATGCAACGTGATCTGGATGATCCAGCCCCGAAGATTTTTTCCAAACGTATGCAGGACGTGTTTGTCAGTTCGGTACGCGAGAAAGAGCACAGTGAGTTCGTCGGCAAGAATCTTGTTGAGCTGGGCCGTTTACAAGGCAAAACTCCACTTGAAGCGATGCTCGATCTGGCAATCTCTGAGAATCTGGAAACACAATTCCTGATCCGCGGATTCCAGAACGGCGATGAGAATGCCGTCCGTAGCTTCGCGACCAATCCGTATGTTGTCACCGGGGGCTCAGACGGCGGGGCGCATATCGCCTTCCTTTGCCAAGTTACCTATTCAAGTTTCTTGCTGAGTCACTGGGTACGAGAGAAGAAAGTACTGTCGCTCGAACAAGCCGTGCGTAAACTCACCTTTGACCCTGCACGCCTCCTTGGCAT encodes:
- a CDS encoding SET domain-containing protein; its protein translation is MVLLFGVSSRTYIDAAVNGGPAKRINHSCQGNCETHLTARGHIFIVARRNIKAGEELTYDYQLELADEDQPQAMVLYPCHCRSLRCRGTMAALPKPSRTSLTKASAKKSQEKSTERYDARIGQ
- a CDS encoding SDR family oxidoreductase, with product MAGKFDGKVAIVTAGGSGIGAATARRFTQEGAAVVIADLSGKRAEEVTAGIKKNGGKAACLKMDAADPEAVQATIKLALDTYGRLDIMFNNAGAADVASLEDTTVESWNRIIAVTLTSTFLGMKYCLPIMRKQGKGVIINTASVSGTAGDYGLSSYNAAKAGVINLTRSAAIENAQYGIRVNCVCPGAINTRVAQILGPGREDEFRRLQAAVHPLGRMGEPEEIANTVFFLASDESSFITGEAIVVDGGVSAHTGFPSFLTMQKQQ
- a CDS encoding enoyl-CoA hydratase/isomerase family protein; this translates as MMVKFEDYANKYKTIRMERRNGILQMQLHTNGKTLQWGATPHEELGYCFQDIGADPENRAIIMTGTEDKFIAEFEMGSLGKITPRSWDHIYYDAKRLLMNHLDIEVPMIAAVNGPATIHAELAVLCDIVLASDNAIFQDAPHFPGGLVPGDGVHVVWPLVLGANRGRYFLLTGQKLSAQEALNLGVVSEVLPKDKLVSRAWELAEAIVKKPPLTVRYARVAMVQQIKRLMLDNLGYGLALEGLGALDYWPTGQD
- a CDS encoding amidohydrolase family protein; this translates as MQYDVLIKNGFLIDGAGLPGYYGDLAVASGKIVAMGKIDGSAQEVIDARGLVVAPGFIDVHTHYDAQLFWDPWASPSCWHGFTSVFMTNCGFGLAPCKPQDRDYITRMLVKVEAMPLESLKAGVPWNWESYGEYLNALDRRLGVNVMALAPHSTIRYHVMGDEARKREATAEEIQQMQTVVRDCVKAGAFGFSSSYGPVHFDGEGTPVPSRFAAQNETVALARTLKDFHRGTVCVIPPGIPQVGPRDMDYMTRLSRESGRPVLWNLLAQTWAAPEHWSQVLDWTAEAFREGTRVHPLALCERFDLTFTMRGAVFEDLPAWKAASTGPRSQKIANYSNPEVRVAMQRDLDDPAPKIFSKRMQDVFVSSVREKEHSEFVGKNLVELGRLQGKTPLEAMLDLAISENLETQFLIRGFQNGDENAVRSFATNPYVVTGGSDGGAHIAFLCQVTYSSFLLSHWVREKKVLSLEQAVRKLTFDPARLLGIPQRGLLKEGMAADLTIFDPDKVQAKDKEFVSDLPGGASRLVARADGYRYTVVNGQIVQRNGELTGACSGRVLRSYEN